One Nitrospiria bacterium genomic region harbors:
- the rapZ gene encoding RNase adapter RapZ, producing MDLRLVIVSGLSGSGKTNALKCFEDLGFFCVDNLPPPLLPVFADLCTQSSAGITKVAVGIDIRERDFLRDFLTIAERLKRDGYHCELIFFEANDEVLVRRFSETRRPHPLAKNMPILEGIQKEREQLAELKKRSDRIIDTSAFTIQQLKDVIAQYYLDQGEIRKPSISVISFGYKYGIPYETDLLFDVRFLQNPNFVSELKPLSGEDPSVQEYVFRKPEADRFIELVKSFLAFLVPFYEKEGRPYLTMAIGCTGGRHRSVAMARRLHDDLKAAHYQVVLRHRDVNRER from the coding sequence ATGGATCTGCGGTTGGTCATCGTCAGCGGATTATCCGGTTCCGGAAAAACCAACGCGTTGAAATGTTTTGAGGACCTCGGCTTTTTCTGCGTCGACAACCTCCCGCCGCCGTTATTGCCCGTCTTTGCCGACCTGTGTACCCAATCGAGCGCCGGAATCACGAAAGTCGCCGTCGGCATCGATATCCGGGAAAGGGATTTTTTGCGAGATTTTCTGACGATTGCGGAGCGACTTAAAAGAGACGGATACCACTGCGAACTGATTTTTTTTGAGGCCAACGACGAAGTGCTTGTCCGACGCTTTTCCGAAACGAGAAGGCCCCATCCTCTGGCCAAGAATATGCCGATTCTCGAAGGGATTCAAAAGGAGAGAGAGCAGTTGGCCGAACTGAAGAAACGGTCGGATCGGATCATCGATACCTCCGCCTTTACCATCCAGCAGCTCAAAGACGTCATCGCCCAGTATTATTTAGACCAAGGGGAAATACGAAAACCCAGTATCTCCGTTATTTCCTTTGGCTATAAATACGGCATTCCCTACGAAACCGATCTGCTCTTCGATGTTCGATTCCTACAGAACCCGAATTTCGTGTCCGAGCTAAAGCCCCTCTCCGGGGAGGATCCGTCGGTTCAGGAATATGTCTTTCGGAAGCCGGAGGCGGATCGTTTCATCGAACTGGTCAAATCGTTCCTGGCCTTCCTGGTTCCATTTTATGAAAAAGAGGGCCGTCCTTATTTAACCATGGCGATTGGCTGTACGGGAGGGCGTCATCGCTCCGTGGCCATGGCTCGACGGCTTCATGATGACCTCAAGGCCGCCCATTATCAAGTGGTGCTTCGTCATCGTGATGTCAATCGGGAGCGCTGA
- the raiA gene encoding ribosome-associated translation inhibitor RaiA encodes MQLTIAGRHIEVTQALRDYTKLRLKKLSRYSFKPIEAAVRLSVEKYRHTAEITLWVDGNRILAEEETDEMYRSIDMAMDKIEQRLRRYKEKLSRHKPPSARKPPVPRPAKKTPVLTREAHIVATLSLDDALSRLASVKTDHVVFFDDTDEQLKLLMRGKNGHVELTELIID; translated from the coding sequence ATGCAATTGACGATTGCCGGTCGACACATCGAAGTTACCCAGGCGTTGCGCGACTACACCAAGCTGCGCTTAAAGAAACTTTCTCGCTATTCCTTTAAGCCGATCGAGGCGGCCGTGAGGTTGTCCGTTGAGAAATATCGCCATACGGCCGAAATCACCTTATGGGTCGATGGAAATCGAATCCTGGCCGAGGAAGAGACGGACGAAATGTACCGGTCCATCGACATGGCGATGGACAAGATCGAACAGCGGTTAAGGAGGTACAAGGAGAAACTGTCCCGACACAAGCCGCCGTCGGCCCGGAAGCCGCCGGTCCCGAGACCGGCGAAGAAGACCCCGGTGCTCACACGGGAGGCCCATATCGTGGCCACGCTGTCGCTGGACGACGCCCTGTCCCGTTTGGCCTCGGTGAAGACCGATCACGTGGTTTTCTTTGATGATACGGATGAGCAGCTGAAATTGTTGATGCGGGGAAAAAACGGGCATGTTGAACTGACCGAACTCATCATTGATTGA
- the rpoN gene encoding RNA polymerase factor sigma-54 → MKTRLDLRLTQKLIMTPQLQQAIKLLQLSRLELSQMVSQELLENPLLDEVTDVEEPVEEKKTDEEEATPDTSEAELSSQWEEYIGDIQRENKETEFPLGGGDEPPSYEQTLTKPQSLQDHLLWQLRLSVATPHEVEIGKVIIGNIDDDGYLRITVEEAATLAEVKNEEVERALKLVQSFDPMGVGARDLRECLLIQLEQLGLKGSLAEVIVSNHLKEIETRRFQDIVKTLGVSLEEILAVVKIIQNLEPKPGRPFLTDEAQIIFPDIFVAKSDEDYVVVLNDDGLPKLRISPYYQKLLSEKTQVPDATRSYLEGRFRSAVWLVRSIEQRNRTICKVAESIVKFQREFLDKGVDYLKPLVLRQVADDISMHESTISRVTTNKYMHTPQGIFELKYFFNSSLSRSNEFGGEVSSVTVREIIRQMVSEEDPQKPLKDQEIVERLRNRHIEIARRTVAKYRVELKIPQASRRRYLS, encoded by the coding sequence ATGAAAACCCGACTCGATTTAAGACTGACTCAAAAACTGATCATGACGCCGCAGTTGCAGCAGGCGATCAAGTTGCTGCAGCTTTCCCGCCTGGAACTTTCCCAAATGGTTTCGCAGGAGCTTCTGGAGAACCCGTTGCTGGACGAGGTCACGGATGTGGAGGAACCGGTCGAGGAGAAAAAGACCGATGAAGAGGAGGCCACGCCCGATACCTCGGAGGCCGAACTGTCGTCCCAATGGGAAGAATATATCGGGGATATCCAGCGCGAAAATAAGGAAACCGAGTTTCCTTTGGGAGGAGGGGACGAGCCGCCTTCTTACGAACAGACCCTGACCAAGCCTCAGTCGCTTCAGGATCATCTCCTGTGGCAGTTAAGGCTGTCGGTCGCCACCCCTCATGAAGTCGAGATCGGAAAGGTCATTATTGGCAACATCGATGACGACGGATACCTCCGGATCACGGTTGAGGAAGCCGCGACCTTGGCCGAAGTCAAAAACGAGGAAGTCGAACGGGCGCTCAAGCTCGTTCAGAGTTTCGACCCGATGGGGGTCGGCGCACGCGACCTGAGGGAATGTTTATTGATCCAGCTGGAACAACTGGGATTGAAAGGCTCGTTGGCCGAGGTGATTGTATCAAACCATCTGAAAGAAATCGAGACACGGAGGTTTCAGGATATCGTCAAGACCTTGGGAGTTTCCTTGGAAGAGATCCTGGCGGTTGTGAAAATTATTCAAAACCTTGAACCCAAACCCGGGCGGCCGTTCTTAACCGATGAGGCCCAAATTATTTTCCCGGATATTTTTGTCGCCAAGTCCGATGAAGACTACGTCGTCGTCCTCAACGACGACGGTCTGCCGAAACTTCGCATCAGTCCGTATTATCAGAAGTTGCTGTCGGAAAAAACGCAGGTGCCCGACGCGACCCGCAGTTACCTTGAAGGACGGTTTCGTTCGGCCGTATGGTTGGTTCGCAGCATTGAACAGCGTAACCGCACGATCTGCAAAGTGGCGGAGAGCATCGTCAAATTCCAGCGGGAGTTCCTGGACAAGGGGGTGGATTACTTGAAACCCCTGGTTCTGCGACAAGTCGCCGACGATATCTCCATGCATGAGTCGACCATCAGTCGCGTGACGACGAACAAGTACATGCATACCCCTCAGGGCATATTCGAGTTGAAGTATTTTTTCAATAGCAGTCTTTCACGAAGCAACGAGTTCGGCGGCGAAGTCTCCTCCGTCACGGTGCGGGAGATCATTCGCCAGATGGTGTCGGAAGAAGATCCCCAGAAACCCCTTAAAGACCAGGAGATCGTTGAACGCCTCCGGAATCGACATATCGAAATCGCACGCAGGACGGTGGCGAAATACAGGGTGGAGCTCAAAATACCGCAGGCCAGCCGCCGACGGTATCTATCCTGA
- the lptB gene encoding LPS export ABC transporter ATP-binding protein: MLLSAKHLEKSFRKRKVVKDISVEVKTGEVVGLLGPNGAGKTTVFYMIVGLIAADHGEIFLDDRNITHLPMYRRARQGIGYLPQEPSVFRKLTVEENLLAILETLDLSPSGRQERLHSLLKELNISHLSNSKAYALSGGERRRVEITRSLVTSPHFLLLDEPFAGIDPIAIIDIQKIIGQLKAKGIGILITDHNVQETLEITDRSYIISEGEILESGTSQDIANSSKAKAIYLGEKFRFLG, from the coding sequence ATGCTCCTGAGTGCGAAACATCTAGAGAAAAGTTTTCGAAAACGCAAGGTCGTTAAAGATATCAGCGTGGAAGTCAAGACCGGCGAAGTGGTGGGATTGTTGGGCCCGAATGGCGCCGGTAAAACGACCGTTTTCTATATGATAGTGGGCCTGATTGCGGCGGACCATGGAGAGATTTTTCTCGATGATCGGAACATAACGCACCTGCCTATGTACCGACGGGCCCGGCAGGGGATCGGTTATCTCCCGCAAGAACCCTCGGTTTTTCGAAAACTGACCGTTGAGGAAAATCTCCTCGCCATTCTTGAGACGCTGGATCTTTCCCCCTCGGGACGGCAGGAACGCCTCCATTCCCTCCTCAAGGAACTGAACATTTCGCATCTTTCAAACAGCAAGGCCTATGCCTTATCGGGAGGGGAACGTCGGCGGGTTGAAATTACCCGTTCCCTGGTGACGTCGCCTCACTTTCTTCTCCTGGACGAACCCTTTGCCGGCATCGATCCCATTGCCATTATCGATATCCAGAAAATTATCGGCCAATTGAAGGCCAAGGGAATCGGAATTCTGATCACGGATCATAATGTTCAGGAAACGCTTGAAATTACGGATCGTTCTTATATAATTAGCGAAGGGGAAATCCTGGAATCGGGCACCTCCCAAGATATCGCGAACAGCTCCAAGGCCAAGGCGATTTATCTGGGGGAAAAATTTCGCTTTCTCGGATAG
- a CDS encoding LptA/OstA family protein, producing MDGRCFFLSATPLLATETATHSQTLSISSKSMTVKNLEHLAIFEGDVVMSKEDMTITANHAEVTFASKETPGQTSKSTPGLISPQAHFDDNEVTLIHATGDVVLKQGEKRAKSNEAYYYQKEDKVVLLGEPVAWEKDYRVTGTKMTIYLKEDRSVIEGSKVLIHPKEPAQK from the coding sequence ATTGACGGCCGGTGTTTTTTTTTAAGCGCCACGCCCCTTTTAGCAACGGAAACGGCGACCCATTCCCAGACGCTCTCCATCAGTTCTAAAAGCATGACCGTGAAAAACCTGGAACATCTGGCTATTTTTGAGGGGGATGTGGTCATGAGCAAGGAGGACATGACCATTACCGCCAACCATGCGGAGGTCACGTTTGCATCCAAGGAAACCCCGGGCCAAACTTCAAAATCAACCCCGGGGCTTATCTCTCCGCAGGCGCATTTCGACGATAATGAGGTCACGCTCATTCATGCAACAGGGGATGTCGTCCTGAAGCAGGGGGAAAAAAGGGCCAAATCCAACGAAGCCTATTATTATCAGAAAGAAGATAAGGTCGTTCTCCTGGGGGAACCGGTCGCTTGGGAAAAAGACTACAGGGTTACAGGCACCAAGATGACGATTTACTTGAAAGAGGATCGCAGTGTCATTGAAGGAAGCAAAGTTCTGATCCATCCCAAAGAGCCGGCACAAAAGTAA
- the lptC gene encoding LPS export ABC transporter periplasmic protein LptC, whose product MLLIFIGMLLALLAWVLSVGIEHPQVLPPSRTLISKADIEMEGFTLKQIRNGAVEWDIKAKRAELFEDRNEVSLNETQAILQTPEGLQVSFSGDQGLLNTETHDFEIKNNDGDLDVSMNNGFTIRAPSLNWNDKEREIVSANPVQITAQRLRIRGNQLIVKLENQQIMVDGDVHVTTEP is encoded by the coding sequence ATGCTCCTGATATTTATTGGAATGCTTCTGGCCTTGTTGGCTTGGGTGCTGTCCGTGGGCATCGAACATCCTCAAGTCCTGCCTCCATCGAGAACACTGATCTCGAAAGCGGACATCGAAATGGAAGGGTTTACGCTCAAACAGATTCGTAACGGCGCGGTGGAATGGGACATCAAGGCCAAGCGGGCCGAGCTGTTTGAGGATCGGAATGAGGTGTCGCTCAACGAAACGCAGGCGATCCTGCAAACACCCGAAGGGCTTCAGGTGAGTTTTTCGGGCGATCAAGGCCTGCTCAATACGGAGACCCATGATTTTGAGATTAAGAATAATGATGGGGATCTGGATGTATCGATGAATAACGGTTTCACGATCCGGGCTCCCTCGTTGAACTGGAATGATAAAGAGCGTGAGATTGTGTCCGCGAACCCGGTTCAAATAACCGCCCAGAGACTCCGTATTCGCGGCAATCAACTGATCGTGAAATTGGAAAATCAGCAAATCATGGTCGACGGGGATGTTCATGTTACAACCGAGCCTTAG
- the rplQ gene encoding 50S ribosomal protein L17 yields MRHKKRGRQLGRDTNHRRALFRNLVTSLFEHERIETTEAKAKEIRGIADRIVSLGKQGNLAARRRAGSYLTNPKVLSKLFAEIAPRFATRPGGYTRLIKTRVRFGDGARMAVVELVVQGQPAKPVKPEKTKTGPESNP; encoded by the coding sequence ATGCGTCACAAAAAGCGCGGACGACAACTGGGTCGGGACACCAATCACCGTCGGGCTCTGTTCCGAAATTTGGTGACCTCGTTGTTCGAGCATGAACGAATTGAAACCACGGAGGCCAAGGCCAAGGAGATTCGCGGAATTGCCGACCGGATCGTTTCCTTGGGAAAGCAGGGGAATCTTGCCGCCCGGAGGCGGGCGGGGTCGTATTTGACGAACCCGAAAGTCCTCTCAAAGTTGTTCGCCGAGATCGCCCCTCGATTTGCGACACGGCCCGGGGGATATACCCGGTTGATAAAAACACGCGTCCGCTTCGGAGACGGGGCGCGCATGGCGGTGGTCGAATTGGTTGTCCAGGGTCAGCCGGCCAAACCCGTCAAACCGGAAAAAACCAAAACGGGTCCGGAATCCAATCCTTAA
- a CDS encoding DNA-directed RNA polymerase subunit alpha, with translation MIIRTKDFQIPKKMEIETETLTGTYGKFFAEPFERGFGTTIGNSLRRILLSSIAGAAVTSVKIEGVLHEFSTIPGVKEDVTDIILNVKNLRFKLYTDRPKTVRLKKKGPGEARAKDIIHDADVEVLNPELHIATLDKEANLDMEFVIRIGSGYVPADRNKEEGMPIGVIPVDSIFSPIKKVNFTVENARVGRITDYDKLIMEIWTDGGVKPDDALAYAAKILKDHLAIFINFDESVEPVHEPVDDKKTDFNKNLLRSVHELELSVRAANCLKNASIKTIGDLVQKTESEMLRTKNFGRKSLNEIKEILSGMGLSLGMKVDYQPAGEGTEKGD, from the coding sequence ATGATTATTCGAACAAAGGATTTCCAGATTCCCAAAAAGATGGAAATCGAAACCGAGACACTCACAGGCACATACGGAAAATTTTTCGCCGAGCCTTTCGAACGCGGGTTCGGCACGACTATCGGGAATTCCCTCAGGCGAATTCTCCTTTCCTCCATCGCCGGAGCGGCCGTGACCTCCGTCAAGATCGAGGGGGTCCTGCATGAATTTTCAACCATTCCCGGAGTCAAGGAGGACGTGACGGACATTATCCTGAACGTGAAAAATCTTCGCTTCAAGCTCTACACGGACCGGCCGAAAACCGTTCGACTGAAAAAGAAGGGACCCGGAGAAGCCCGCGCCAAGGATATTATCCATGACGCGGATGTCGAAGTTCTCAATCCCGAGCTTCATATCGCGACCCTGGACAAGGAAGCCAATCTGGATATGGAGTTTGTGATCCGGATCGGAAGCGGATATGTGCCGGCCGACCGAAATAAGGAAGAAGGGATGCCGATCGGTGTGATTCCCGTGGATTCCATCTTTTCGCCGATCAAGAAAGTCAATTTTACGGTCGAGAACGCGCGCGTGGGCCGGATTACCGACTATGACAAATTGATCATGGAAATCTGGACGGACGGCGGCGTCAAACCCGACGATGCGTTGGCCTATGCCGCAAAGATCCTCAAGGATCACCTTGCGATTTTTATTAATTTCGACGAATCCGTCGAGCCGGTCCACGAGCCGGTGGACGACAAAAAGACGGACTTCAACAAAAACCTTCTTCGCAGCGTGCACGAGCTTGAGCTTTCCGTCCGCGCGGCCAACTGTTTGAAAAACGCGAGCATCAAGACGATCGGCGATCTGGTTCAGAAGACGGAATCCGAGATGCTTCGGACAAAGAATTTCGGTCGAAAATCGCTGAACGAGATCAAGGAAATCCTGTCCGGAATGGGGCTGTCGCTGGGGATGAAGGTGGATTATCAGCCGGCCGGCGAGGGAACCGAGAAAGGGGATTGA
- the rpsD gene encoding 30S ribosomal protein S4, which yields MGRYIGSVCRLCRREGNKLFLKGSRCFTEKCAIERRSYSPGQHGQARPRISEYQIQLREKQKLKRMYGLLERQFSGYFKKAARKKGVTGENLLQLLERRIDNVVYRMGFCSSRKEARQMVNHGHFRVNGRKVDVASFLVKDGDVVELKQASRQLPQVQASLTAAEGRGTPQWLELDKGNFKGRVKTMPTKEDLTIPVNEQLVVELYSR from the coding sequence GTGGGACGATATATCGGATCGGTTTGTCGGCTGTGCCGGCGGGAAGGAAACAAACTTTTTCTGAAGGGGAGCCGGTGCTTTACGGAGAAGTGCGCCATTGAGCGGCGAAGCTATTCTCCCGGCCAGCACGGGCAGGCCCGCCCCCGAATCTCCGAATATCAGATCCAGTTACGGGAGAAGCAGAAGCTGAAAAGGATGTACGGATTGCTGGAACGCCAGTTCAGCGGGTATTTCAAGAAAGCCGCCAGAAAGAAGGGCGTCACGGGGGAAAACCTCCTCCAGTTGCTCGAGAGGAGGATCGATAATGTCGTCTATCGGATGGGTTTCTGTTCGTCCCGTAAAGAAGCGCGGCAGATGGTGAACCACGGCCATTTTCGGGTCAACGGCCGAAAGGTGGATGTGGCCTCGTTTCTTGTAAAAGACGGGGATGTCGTCGAACTGAAACAGGCCAGCCGTCAGTTGCCGCAGGTCCAGGCGTCTCTCACCGCCGCGGAGGGGAGAGGGACTCCTCAATGGTTGGAGTTGGACAAGGGGAATTTCAAGGGTCGGGTTAAAACCATGCCGACCAAGGAAGATCTGACCATACCGGTCAATGAACAACTCGTTGTGGAGCTCTATTCCCGATGA
- the rpsK gene encoding 30S ribosomal protein S11 has translation MGSKKGKKREKKIVQVGVAHIQASFNNTIVTVTDMSGNVVVWSSAGNQGFKGSRKSTPFAAQRAAEVAAKKAIEHGMRQIDVYVKGPGSGRESAIRALQAAGLKINLIKDVTPVPHNGCRPPKRRRV, from the coding sequence ATGGGAAGTAAAAAAGGCAAGAAACGCGAGAAGAAGATTGTTCAGGTGGGCGTCGCGCACATCCAGGCGTCTTTCAACAACACGATTGTGACCGTGACCGACATGAGCGGAAACGTCGTGGTGTGGTCCAGCGCGGGGAATCAGGGTTTCAAGGGTTCGAGAAAGAGCACCCCGTTCGCCGCGCAGCGGGCCGCCGAAGTGGCGGCCAAGAAGGCCATTGAACATGGAATGCGGCAGATCGATGTATATGTCAAGGGACCGGGATCGGGTCGGGAATCGGCGATCCGGGCCTTGCAGGCGGCGGGGTTGAAGATCAATCTCATCAAGGACGTGACGCCGGTTCCTCATAACGGATGTCGGCCGCCCAAGCGACGACGGGTATGA
- the rpsM gene encoding 30S ribosomal protein S13 yields MARIAGVDLPRDKTVAVGLTYIYGIGRSTSMRILKAAGVNPEKRVKDLKEDEIVTLRDSIERDYKVEGDLRKEVSMNIKRLMDIGSYRGLRHRKGLPLRGQRTKTNARTRKGPKKSIGIKLKSEATA; encoded by the coding sequence GTGGCCAGAATTGCGGGAGTGGACCTTCCGAGAGACAAAACGGTCGCCGTGGGCTTGACCTACATATACGGAATCGGCCGATCGACATCGATGAGGATCCTGAAGGCGGCGGGGGTGAATCCGGAAAAACGGGTGAAGGATCTCAAGGAAGACGAAATCGTCACGCTTCGAGATTCCATCGAGCGGGATTATAAAGTGGAAGGGGATCTCCGCAAAGAAGTCTCGATGAACATCAAACGGCTGATGGATATCGGAAGCTACCGCGGGTTGCGACATCGCAAGGGACTCCCGCTACGAGGGCAGCGGACGAAGACCAACGCGCGGACCCGGAAGGGCCCCAAGAAATCGATCGGCATCAAGCTGAAATCGGAAGCCACCGCGTAA
- the rpmJ gene encoding 50S ribosomal protein L36, with product MKVRSSVKAICAKCKVIRRKGVVRVICTNRRHKQRQG from the coding sequence GTGAAAGTGCGATCCTCGGTCAAAGCGATCTGTGCCAAATGCAAGGTGATCCGCCGAAAAGGCGTCGTCCGGGTCATTTGCACCAATCGCCGTCATAAACAGCGTCAGGGATAG
- the infA gene encoding translation initiation factor IF-1: MSKEDVVEVQGTIVETLPNAMFRVELENGHRVLAHISGKMRMHFIKILPGDKVTVELSPYDLTRGRITYRFK, from the coding sequence ATGTCGAAGGAAGACGTGGTTGAGGTTCAGGGGACGATTGTTGAGACACTCCCGAATGCAATGTTTCGGGTGGAACTGGAGAACGGGCACCGGGTTTTGGCGCATATCTCCGGAAAGATGAGAATGCATTTCATCAAGATTCTCCCGGGCGACAAGGTGACGGTGGAGCTTTCGCCGTATGATCTGACGCGGGGGAGAATCACGTACCGGTTTAAGTAG
- the map gene encoding type I methionyl aminopeptidase: MIILKSPEEVRKIEKAGRIVAEVLQELKKQVKPGVTTLELDRTAEAGILKRGGRPAFKGYRGFPATLCASVNDEIVHGIPSKRVLQPGDIIGLDLGAIVDGYYGDAAVTVGVNEIEPAVQRLVRVTEESLYRGIEQMRVGNRLSDISHAVQSHVEAAGFSVVKDFVGHGIGQSLHEEPQLPNFGEPGQGPRLKEGMVLAIEPMVNMGKEGVRILSDHWTAVTQDGSLSAHFEHTVAITEAGPVILTSNDHERV; this comes from the coding sequence ATGATTATTTTAAAATCCCCGGAGGAAGTCCGTAAGATCGAAAAAGCAGGACGGATTGTGGCGGAGGTGCTGCAGGAATTAAAAAAACAGGTGAAACCCGGGGTGACGACACTGGAACTGGATCGAACGGCCGAAGCGGGAATTCTAAAACGGGGAGGGCGCCCGGCGTTCAAGGGATACCGGGGATTTCCCGCGACGCTGTGTGCCTCGGTCAACGATGAAATCGTGCACGGGATCCCATCCAAACGGGTCCTTCAGCCCGGAGACATCATCGGTTTGGATCTGGGCGCGATTGTCGATGGGTATTACGGGGATGCGGCCGTCACGGTGGGGGTCAATGAAATTGAGCCGGCCGTTCAACGCTTGGTTCGGGTGACGGAGGAGTCGCTGTATCGTGGGATCGAGCAAATGAGGGTGGGAAATCGGCTGTCCGATATTTCTCACGCCGTTCAATCGCATGTCGAGGCGGCCGGTTTTTCGGTGGTTAAGGATTTTGTGGGGCACGGAATCGGTCAATCGCTGCATGAAGAGCCCCAGTTGCCCAACTTCGGAGAGCCCGGTCAAGGGCCGCGACTCAAGGAGGGGATGGTCCTCGCGATCGAGCCGATGGTGAATATGGGAAAAGAGGGTGTTCGCATCCTCAGCGATCATTGGACGGCCGTGACCCAAGACGGGAGCCTTTCGGCCCATTTCGAGCATACCGTGGCCATTACCGAAGCGGGGCCGGTCATATTAACATCCAATGATCACGAGAGAGTCTGA
- a CDS encoding adenylate kinase, whose translation MRLIFLGPPGVGKGTQAERLSAQRGIPKISTGDILREAVQRKTSLGVQAKSFMDGGQLVPDEVVIGIIRERLKESDAKEGFILDGFPRTVPQAEALISMLRQDQRSIDRVLNFELADDELIRRLAGRWSCPNCQAVYHLEFCPPKKPDLCDRCGGKLSQRSDDRPETIRKRLEVYRSQTWPLIRFYEDQGVLARIEGAGSPDTVFQRVNAAIGRSP comes from the coding sequence GTGCGATTGATTTTTCTCGGTCCACCGGGCGTGGGAAAAGGAACTCAAGCGGAGCGGCTATCGGCTCAACGGGGTATTCCGAAAATATCGACCGGGGATATCCTGCGCGAGGCGGTGCAGAGAAAAACGTCCCTCGGTGTTCAGGCCAAATCGTTTATGGATGGCGGCCAGCTTGTTCCCGACGAGGTGGTCATCGGCATCATCCGGGAGCGGTTGAAGGAATCGGATGCGAAGGAGGGTTTTATCCTGGACGGTTTTCCAAGAACGGTGCCGCAGGCCGAGGCGCTGATTTCGATGCTTCGTCAGGACCAGCGGAGCATAGACCGGGTCCTGAATTTCGAGCTGGCGGATGACGAATTGATCCGGCGTCTGGCGGGCCGATGGAGTTGTCCGAATTGCCAGGCGGTGTATCATCTGGAATTCTGTCCTCCGAAGAAACCCGACCTGTGCGATCGCTGCGGCGGAAAGCTCTCTCAACGAAGCGACGATCGGCCGGAGACGATTCGCAAACGCTTGGAGGTTTACCGGTCCCAGACATGGCCGTTAATCCGGTTTTACGAGGACCAAGGTGTTCTCGCGCGAATCGAAGGGGCGGGATCTCCGGATACGGTTTTTCAAAGGGTCAACGCGGCCATCGGAAGATCCCCATGA